The Danio rerio strain Tuebingen ecotype United States chromosome 20, GRCz12tu, whole genome shotgun sequence genome contains the following window.
caaaagggtaccattggtaCCATCATACTGTACCACTTAGTGGAAGTGGGCTATAAGTGAGATGTAGAAAGAGGAGGGTgaggaaaataaatacaaataaaactaacatGGAACATAGCAGTAAACAATATACATAATAAAGATTAAACTGTGCATTTTGCTATATTTAAACACTGTCAATGTGGAGATTCATGACTCACTGCtaaggaaaaaaaacatattttgagaaaatgtactttaaaatatGTGTTGTAATTGAaattaaggtcacactttattttgatggtctgtttgttgaatttaagttacattgcaactaattctcattagattataagaagACATATgtttgggttagggttggggtcaaggttaggattagtgtaagttgacgtgtacttgcaaagtttttttatagtcagataaatgtctgttgaaggagcagtatcaacagatattaggcagacagtctactaatacttaaatggaccatcaaaataaagtgttaccaaaattaaCAGACACACATTATTAAActgaaagtaataataataaatcaattttggatattttctttacataaaattagaATTAAATAATACTTCATAAAAATCCCCAAATCTCAAAATTTGCAgatgcataaaaaaatattttgcctaTATAATCTTTCCTTAAAGTGATAGTGATTTTTGCCACTGTCAATCTTAATCTGATTTCATTCAGTCATAAGCGATAAACAGCATAATGGACCAAAACAAATTTTCGACATCCCAATTAAAACATTTTGTCGTGGATCTGTTCTAACATTAAGAGAAGAGCACTGTGGCTTTGCATAAAACATCTCTTCGTAGCAAGCTTTGCTTTTAGAGAGAACTGTAAACCCTCAGAGAGAATGCTGGTTTGAAAAGATCAAGCCATAGagaggatgttttattttttaaatctgattggtcagattgaaAAGCTTTCTTGGCAAGAAACTCAGACACTCTATAAAAGAACAGCAAATAAACAGAGCACTGCAACATATATCAAACCTGTGGATTATTGTTGTGTTTCATGGGAAGGTAATGGTAATTGTTTATGCTTAACATGCTGCTGAAAAAAATGTCTTCTGTATTGGTTTCTGTAAGTTAATGTCATAACAATTCATCAGCTGGCAGCAAATGACTTCATTCACCACCACCCCTATAATTAGGAGCACAGAATGGGGGAAATGAGGTTATGAACTACATTAAGCTTCAAGGTTAACATGGTGTTTATCTTGTGTGTCCAGACCGTCCGCCTGCACCGGTTAATGTGTCCGTAATGCACCTGAGAGCAGATTCAGCCACCGTGTCGTGGGAGGTGCCTGAGGGTGACATCATCATTGGCTTTTCCATCTCACAACAGGTAAATCACTCTTCAGAGCAAAGCATAACAAAAATAGAGCCTGTCAGATGTAATATTTCTAAGTATGTGGACTTCGACAGCTTGTGTTCTGTTTGTAAGCTAGCTGAAGAGAGATTTGCACCTTTGTTTTTGATTGCCTGATAACCAAACAATTTGTCTGACCTTCGCTGTCTCATATTTGATTCTGCCAGTGTTACACACTCTTTTGGCCTGAaagattagatttttttgttataatgATACTCAAAACAACATCCTGGAGCTCTGGAATTATTACAAAGCCTGTTGTGGGGCAAATACAGATTTAGATGGGATTACAATTACAAAGTAAATCTTTATACAAACACACTGCCTATTAAAACACAGTAATATTTTGTTGGCATGCATTCACCATAGCATCGATTCAGCATGCTTGTGCAGTTTCACATTAATATTTGCATTCAAGATCATGTACTGTTCATTATAGAGTCAGAACGCTGCACAAAGTCTTCTCTAGCACATACCAAAGATTCTCAATAGGATCTGGACTCTGTGGTGGACAATTATGTCTTGTGCTCCCTAAACCATTTTTTGAGCCCGATTGATCCTGAGATTGTCATCTTGGAATATGTCTATTCCATCAGGGGGAAAAAATCCATCAATGGAAAAACCTGAGACTGCAGCACCTTGACATGACCAAGTGCACGATCACCAGATCATACAGTAGCATGATAAATCTGGACTCATCAGACCACATGACTTACTTCCATTCACTCCAGAGTTCCATCTTTATGCTTCATAGCAaattgaattctttttttttaattatcctcACTGATTAGGTGTTTTCTTAAGGCTTCGTAGCTGTTTAGTCCTAGTCTCTTGAGTTCCTTTCACATTTTGTGGGGAAATACGATTGCTTTTACTGTTAAACATAATCATGAGTGATCACCTATCttaatatttaaagattttttaaccACATTTCTTCCTCAAAGACAATGGTTCCCCGCTATCTTTCCAGATTTTAATAATACGCTGGACAGtttttaacctaatattaatagTTTCAGCAATCTCTTTAGGTATTTTCTTTGCTTGATGCATGTCAATATTTTACCCTTCTGAAACAGATTACCATCTTTTCTGTGACCACAAATTGTGTGTGTTAAGAAGATACTCTTTAAGAAGATACTCTTTGCACCAGCTAGTGTTAAATAATTGCAATCCATGCAGTAATTATCCATTGTCAAGccagaaattattcatacccccaGGGGTAAATAAAGTTAGGtacataaatatttggacatcaacaaaattgttaaaaaatgaacactctaacacacacatggccatggaacagctgaaAAGCCAATTGTTCAGTTATTTTTGGACCCTTCACAAGtgagaggcacatatgcaaactgttgtaattcctacagcgttcacctgatttggatgtaaatactctcaaattaaagctgacagtctgcagttgaaGCACATCTTGTTGAATTGAAGCACATGTCAATTctaatccattgtgttggtgtatagagccaaaaatgttagaattgtgtcagtGTCCAAAGACATATTtcataaacatattttgaaaGAATGTCTAcctacacatatacatacaggtAGGTTCATAAATAGAACCTacctgtatgtatatgtgtaggTAGACATtctttcaaaatatgtttttcttaTTAATCAAAATAGTCTTTGAAATATATACTTAAACACTGGAATTTTTGCACCAAAAACACTgaatatatttatcattataatCTTTTTATAAAAGAAGTTTTATATACTTTCCTTACCTTTTATTTCCAAACTGAGCAGTGTGTGAGCAGTGAATGTGCATTTGGTAAAATATAGACATAGATGTGATTTCTGCCACATCTTCATTGTAAAAGACTTCCATAGCTGTTTACTCAAATCCAGAGTCTATTTATTATCTAAGTGACTGACGGATTTCACATTCCCGAAATTACAAATATATCTGTCAATCATGTTATGCAATAGGCTGTCTGCTTGTCGGTAATGTTCACACATTAATGCATTATTCATTTAGCCAAGGACTTCCATTAGACTCCCCCACACCTAGAGGCTGTTTCAGAGCCCAAGGGCAGAGGAAAGTGCTTTGGACCTATTTGCAGACTTTAAAGACCAACCGAAGCACAGCTAAATGCAACGTTAAGTTGGAGGGCAGAATTATAGCTGAAATGAAAAGCTGGCATGTTTCGCTCTCACAGCTTTGTGAAGATCCTTTAGTGCCCTGACATGTGAATTATATTTATTAGGTGACCTCATAGAAAGCACTTACTGTTACTGTACTGCTAACCTCTAAACAGCAGGAGCCATTTGAAATGTCAGCAAAAACCAGCCAAAAGCTGGAGGTGATGTGTTAGAGTTTATGAATTCAACAGGAACCTTAAAAGATTTTGCTGTTTAAAGAACAGGTACTTGAGACCCCATTTTATTTCACCGTATTAAAACATATAATTCAACAGCAAGGAATTACATATTTGAATCAGTGGAGACTCGCTTTGACCAGATCATTTAAATTATTGAGTTCCTAACTGGAGTCTCAGTCTGAACAGTTCATTTTAACCAGTCAGTTGTAAATTGGAGGCTtcctctgactggatcatttaataatttgattcattgattcattactTGCAGATTTGCTCTGAATGCATTGCATTCCATGTTTTATCCCCTTCACTTGCTAACTTCCCTCCATCTCGTTCCCTCTGGTGTTCATCATTTATTAGGTTAGTGTCCACCACTGGCAGAATATCTGAATGGGTTTAAATGAAATCCCCTAAATCCTTGAGCATTTGGGAACTACACTGTTGTGAAATCACAATTGCATTGCATTTTGGGACATATACTGTATGTGCTGGAGTGAATATATGAAGACGCTCCCAGGGTCAAAATTGAGGAATTGAGGTTATCCATGTAGTAGTAGTAAGAGTAGTAGTAAAATTTTATTGTGcttgacaggaaatttgttatggcatcaccatattgctgcagacattccataaaaacaaataaaaacaaaacaaatatatatatatatatatatatatatatatatatatatatatatatatatatatatatatatatatatatatatatatatatatatatataaatatatatatatatatatatatatatatatatatatatatatatatatatatatatgtatatatgtatatatatatatatgtatatatgtatatatatatatatatatatatatatatatatatatatatatatatatatatatatatatgtatatatgtataaataaataatcttcttCTTGGTGGCACTCTTAATGTAAAGATCTAATGTATTCATCACTGTTTTTACACATACAGTTCACATTTGATAGTCATGACTAGTATCTATGTTTCAAACATCTAAACTGAACTCTTCTCTCCCATACAGTATGGGTCTTTTCAAACATACATGACAGTTTCAACATATGTTGTATTCATTTCGTGCTTTTCTGACACAGATGGTTCTCATTGTATTTCCAAGTTTTCTCTCGTGCTCTTTTATGACCCCTTGGCCTTAACCTCTCACCTGTTTCCAAAGACATATAATGGCAGATTCATAGGGCTCTCCACTCACCCAATTAAATGTCTTCATATaggtttagtaaataaaaatcttcatCAAACACCAGTACTACTGTTCTTTTTATCAGAACAGATATTTGTAACCTTTACAACCTGAATTCTTTTTGTTTAAAACGAGAAATGCCATTTACAAATGCATGGGTTCATATTCAGCTGTTCCATCTTTTCAATTAACAAATGCGGTTGAATTGTATTGAAAGCAGgactaaaatcaataaaaattatcCGACCGTAATCTTTAAGATTATCTAAGTGCTTCAGAATCAAGTGCAAAATGCTATTAACTGCATCTTCATTACCTCTACCTTGCCTGAAAGCGGACTATAGAGGATGTAAATTGCTAGCAACTTCTGATTTTAACATGGACACAACACATTTCTCAGAACATTTCATAATTACAGATGTCAATGCCACAGACCTAAAATCATTAATGTAATGTAACCTCTTTGTATTTTCCCAAGGGAACAAGGGTAGGGAAGTTTGCGAGTTTTAATGGTAGAGTGGAATGCAGAAGACTCACTCTGTATAAAgcaagggcgtaggtttgcacttgacattggtggggactgggGACGAGTGAATAAAATCCCCCCACACCCCCGCCATGCATGcatagtgtttatatatatatatatatatatatatatatatatatatatatatatatatatatatatatatatatatatatatatatatatatatatacacacacatatatacatatatatatatatatatatatatatatatatatatatatatatatacatatatatatatatatatatatatatatatatatatatatatatatatatatatatatatatatatatatatatatatatatacatatatatatatatatatatatatatatatatatatatatatatatataYatatatatatatatatatatatatatatatatatatatatatatatatatatatatatatatatatatatatatacacacacacacacacacacacacacatatatatatacatacatacatacaatatacaatacaatttattaagttaaattaaatagtcaaGCACATTGCCAAGGAGGGTCAGGTGGTTTGAAATTGAATGACCAAAAGttggattattaatattatgttgtttgaatttatcttattattcaaatggccaaattctcacTGAGGAAGATTGAATGCCTATAGGGTTCAGTTTCcaatttaaatcaagttttaacagatttccccaaaatattataaaaagttttattttaaaaataagtctaTTTTCTTATTTGAAGAGATTAGATGcaaaacctctaaatgtcattttgatattttcttttaaaaatagcatttttctccaactcctgtgtgtgaactcagtgattttacttttatagtgacaaatacattcttttcattgcctttaaagtaaaataactgaacataaatatacgaggctgagaaaaatgcctattttacatggcatttagaggttttggcaTCTAAACTTTAAAGTTCTAATTTCTAATtctaaatattcatattatttataaaactgttatataaaacttagtttaaatgcacatgtgtaaataaagcaatttgacaaaatggtaggaaatattttttgtacatcaaaaagtgtagttttaataactatccaacaagataatccagcaaaaaatagtTCCTAATatgtcattaaaatataatatttacacaTCAATTAAACagaatgaataattaatcatgtgaataactgcaaaaaggttcagtttttcagaaaacaaatgtaaacatatCCTGAGGTACCCACAAACATAATCATTTAAAATCTCtgcaatcaataaaaaaaaaaaacaatcaccaGACAAAACATCTTAAACATATCGCCTAGGACCAAACACAATTTGAAACACAAACCTCCAAAAATGTCATGTTGTAAAAGTCGTTTAAATGTATTGCCAGCTTTTATTGTACATGGAATAGACTTGTTTCCAGTCACCTTCAGGTAACAATTACAATGACCTTTCTCCTGTTAATGTCTTGCTGTTGGGTACAGATTCTTAGTTCAGTCACATAATTTTCTTTAGCGACACAATCTCACGTCCTTTTTTGCTAGTTtcctttataaacattttttattgaattataaacttcatttattcatatacCAATCAAGTGGTTGCACTCTTTCAGAGAATGGATGGCAAAATGCAGAGGTTTATCAGAGAGGTGAACACCACCAGCAGATCCTGTGTGCTGTGGGACCTGGAGGAGGAGACGGATTACATCATACAGGTTCAGTCCATCGGCCTGTATGGAGAGAGTCAGGCCAGCAAACGTGTTCATTTCAGGACCCTGAAGAAAACTGACCGGTTCCCCTCAAACAGCTCAAATCAAGGTAACAGCTCGCCCTCACACTGCACCCTGTAGACCTTATTCTGCAATACAGAAGAATTGTTTCTGCTATTTTGGACTTTTGAGTCAGTTGGCTATAGAAGAAATTACTAGGAATAACAAATGCTCAAACTTCTTGTTCTGCATACAAGTGTGTTTATGACAATGGCTAAGGATCACTGAAAAGGAATGAGTTCAGAAGTCTCAAGAAAAGGTTCCAATGGCTACACCTGCTCGTAAGTGAAAGAATAAGATCAATAAAAGAAGTTGTTTTGCACTCACTGTACTTTGTACTTActgtaactgtaaaaaaaaaaaaaaactcattaatgGTTATCTGCAAAACCAATACTGTCAACCCACATTCTTACCAATCATTCAAAttaaaaaatgccttaaatgttacAGATTCAGTTACAATTTGAAAGTTAAAAGGTGTTGACATTTTAGGAACGAAATCATTTACCtgttgaaatgtatagtttgatAGCTGAGCTCCAGAAAATTCAGTAGTGTGGCACAGATTTGAAAAACAACATAATGAACCGTAAACTTTAACACAAAGACAACATTTAAACACAACAACATTTTCAAATAACTTTAAAATTAGATtagatagttttattaaaaaaaatactactaagCACTTTTATTTTACTACTAAGTAAAAAACTTTTTTACTGTGTAGGATATGAAAGAATATAAAATACTTTATAGTTGATATTAGAGTTACAGTGTGTCTCTTccatttgtgcaaaaaaaaaaaaaaactttttaggaGGGACAAAAGTAGTAGAAGTCATGAcagcatccatccatttatttatccatccatccatccatccatccatccatccatccatccatccatccatccatccatccatccaatcaatcatctttcaattaattaatcaatcaatcagtcaatcaatcaatcaatcaatcaatcaatcaatcaatcaatcagtctatccgtctgtccgtcctttggtccaatcaatcaatcaatcaatcaatcaatcaatcaatcaatcaatcaatcagtcagtcagtcagtcagtcagtctgtctgtcagtcaatctaatatataaatcaaacattttttgttaattttatatacataaataatatttttaaaatgcataaagaTAAATTAATTATCTCTGAGAGGAGAGAAGctgtaaaatgcatttaaaatgcagAAAAAGACATGAATGTTAGAAAACCAGGTGGTAATTGTAGTATGTGTAGTTGATGGTTGTGTGCCAAAAAATCCATTTTGAGGTTCTTTAACAGTTACagattttaaagttaaaaaggtgaaaaaaactctaaactaaaaactattttaacataAACATATTCTTCAAGATGACAGGGTTCTTAATAGttaatttgaacatttttttttgaaaaaaaaaaacatcttaattgTGTCTATTGTGTGGTTTTGGCACAATCCATCACAGCTTGACATTTTGTatggtaaaaaatgttaaatgtgaagCGTTCAGTGACTGCGTTCAATCTCAGTGGATTCTTCCATTGTGTTCAGCGGTTTTCTTTTCTACAACCCAATTAATTATTGATGAACACTTCACGCATGGTTGCAGGTAGACCTTGTTACTGCCTCTCATTTTCAGCTCCAATTTCTAATCAGCTCTCTGCCTCTCTAGGGAATATGCTGTATATTGCCGCTGTGCAGATCGAGCGGGTGGTCCCTAATAGCAGGCCAAATGAGTAGCTTATTAACACCATTTCAATGTTGTGTTGATGTGAGATGATTTtgagagatttattttttttttgcctcagtACGATATCCAGCACAGCTCTGAAAAGCCACTTTTAACATAAGAGTAGCTATTTTTGCCATCCATGTTGAGAACAACAAAACATCCGGCGAATGCAGAGATGGAGTGTTCAGAATTAATCATCTGAGCATTCAAATATGCACAAAGTTCAGAAACACAGCTCAATATGTCATCAGAGCCATCCTGCCTTGAACTGAAATAACATATTCAAAGCATTAAGAGTATACCGTTAGATTTAAAACATCACATTTGATTTGTGATGAAACAGAAAGAGCTTGACTTCAATCCAACTGCATTTAGAAGTATTTCTTAATGTCCTTGTTGGCTGAAAAGATAATCATTAGTTTCTTTCATATCATTGGTTTTGTGGGGGTTTGAATTCAGCTGTATCTCGGCTGTGTTTAAGGCCCTTCACATTCAAAGCAAGCATATAAAATATACTTatgaaagatttttaaaaagatttttttctgaCGTGTCCAATATCAATATggttttctttccttcttttaaaGGCACTGAAATTCAAGgacctttaaaaaatatttctctttttcttcCTTGGTCATTTTAGTTTCAAGTGAAGTACATATGACAAAGAGAAACTTACAGCAGCTTATTAAATTGTTCTATATAAGTTTATAATTTTATTCAGTTGTGATACAGTGCATGTTTTATGGAACCAGACTTGAACTTGAGTGCTCTGCATAAAAAATTCACTGAAAAATATACAAGGTGAGCTACTTAGCACTCTGACCACAGCCGAAAAGTTGCCCATATAGAAATAGATAGGTGAGGCAAATATATTTCATTACAAATCATAGACTTCAAGTTGTTTCGGGGTATTTATTTGGTTGATAATATAAGCCTGTAAATATTATTACAGGGGTTACTTCTTAATCGCAGGAGTtagttaaaatagttaaaaattgTTAATTTTCCGCAAAGtagtcagttttatttttttataattattatggaAGTTTTAAGACTGTAAAATCCCTCACTACACTATTTTCTCAGAAAGGTATTAtgattttcacacttttctctcttgtttaaacactcgtGTAACTTCAACCTTCCTTAAGCATGTCCAGAAGTGgttggttagcatcttcctctggcTTTTGGGTGCCATCGTGGATGCCTTTGATGGTGCAGAATTTTTCGTCAACATTATTGGGTTTGTTGGGGAggaaacttgcaaacatacagtgcAGCACGTCCAAGTCACACTGCtagcataaatgtaaatttatatttaatatgtattaatatgtatttaattaatatttaaatttgaaaagcTGGAATCATTCTGTACTGTGGGAGACACGGCACAAAGGAGAATGctgtctacagccaatcaggatgcagaacataATGTGTTAATCAGGACGTAAAACACAATGTGCTGtagaaaaaagcatgtcaaattaaactaaaaaaatatgcaaaactgcAAAAAGTGAACTGCTTTATggcgagggaccactgtagtgtgaaaaggaacaaaagttgccTGTAGCATTAATTTTAGCTAGAAAGTTTCACAAAAAAGtaggctgaagcacatatttTTACAGAGCctgtgttgatgttgtttttttcatgttaCCCTGCTTGTTGTATAGCTTATTTGCCATGCGTACATAATGTTTTGAACATGTTTTTGTAGTGAATAAGAAACATAAGAATGTGAACCGAAAGATGCAGCAGTTATGCTCACATCTCTCTATGGAGATGATCTACAAGGCAGAGCTCATATATGCACTTTTGAGAAAAAAGAGTGATGCTTTTTATGATGTTAAGTAAGAAgatgttaaatgttttaatgttggTAAAACCCGAGTTGTTGCATAATTTATAGATAATAAATTTACTGTATAACATGTTGAATTTTATATGTGTAAAACAACTTTGCTAAATCATTGTCTGTTTCTTGTagtttttaaagtcttaaaatgtcttacattttacaatataaaGGTTTATTGTCAGTTTTTCAAATTGTGATGGGGAATTAATTTATCAAATGTTAGTGTGTTATTTCAGTGATGCTGCTTTTCAGAAAGGGAGTACAGTATTGCAGTAACTATATTCTGTGTTACTGGTTCTccaaataatatgttttattaccCACCATGCTTAACAAGGAAAAAATTTctatatttctaaaatataaagttCAACAATGATCTGTAGTGTTTAGAGACCTTTTTTGTGCTACATGAATGCAAAAGCCtaaatatctctttttttttgttgtcgaAAAGTATTACATATAAAATGCAAGGCAGCATGATAAGCATTAGCCAACCTTTTTGGTAAATACAAGGAAGCATGAGTGTAAATAAtgagtaatattttattttataaaacagttctgtcaggttctcaaatctgattggctaatagccgtgtcatattctgccagtaacagcttACTTTGCCCACATACAATAACTGTGTTAGAAAACAATAACTGTGTTAGACAAAGCAGGTGATTACCGTATGAGAGAATGATTACTcgcgcgcacaggtgatgtgatgcgtgCGATTGTTTAAAGCGTGCATGCTCCCGTTTACTTGCCCTTTTTTTGGTTCACTTGCAAT
Protein-coding sequences here:
- the fndc4a gene encoding fibronectin type III domain-containing protein 4 isoform X2, coding for MHSDRPPAPVNVSVMHLRADSATVSWEVPEGDIIIGFSISQQRMDGKMQRFIREVNTTSRSCVLWDLEEETDYIIQVQSIGLYGESQASKRVHFRTLKKTDRFPSNSSNQDDPTVQGLDKARHLQTGEMIIIVVVLLMWAAVIALFCRQYDIIKDNDSSNSKEKVKPSSERSTPEHHSGGLLRSKFHQSVPSINIIEV